In a single window of the Candidatus Saccharimonadales bacterium genome:
- the avd gene encoding diversity-generating retroelement protein Avd — protein sequence MSRISAKTPPASGEKTPLHGSPLDVPIVHNLYQLYQNLHGLVLKFPKSQRYSLGANLQNQLLSALEGVMTAAATNQPTLKSRYLQTVSAKIDLLRVLIRLAKDCQCISNQQYLDLESQLHQIGRMLGGWLKSIK from the coding sequence ATGTCTAGAATTTCTGCTAAGACCCCCCCCGCAAGCGGGGAAAAGACTCCTCTGCACGGCAGTCCGCTTGATGTTCCCATCGTCCATAATCTCTACCAACTTTATCAGAACTTGCACGGGCTAGTTCTGAAGTTCCCTAAAAGCCAGCGCTACAGCCTGGGCGCCAACCTACAGAATCAATTGTTGTCCGCCCTGGAGGGCGTGATGACGGCCGCGGCGACCAATCAACCAACGCTCAAATCGCGTTATTTACAGACTGTTTCAGCCAAAATTGATCTGTTGAGAGTTTTAATTAGGCTAGCTAAAGACTGCCAGTGCATTTCCAACCAGCAGTACTTAGACCTGGAATCGCAACTGCACCAAATCGGCCGCATGCTGGGCGGCTGGTTGAAATCAATTAAATAA
- a CDS encoding TatD family hydrolase — protein MEFVDTHCHIHFDDYGVPAEKAIADSIVAGVRRMILVGCTLADSQAAIAFAAAHDNIWASVGAHPHDGADFLTDSRATDKLKNLLKQPKVVAIGEIGLDYYHENSSKADQEKSLRTQIEIGLETGLPFIFHVRDAFSDFWPIFDKYQIKSGVIHSFTAGPKVLDQALSRGLYVGLNGIMTFTKDTSQLEAAKRVPLDRLLLETDAPFLAPKPHRGEICEPKHVRDTAEFLAELRDQSLEELAEHTTANAERLFNLS, from the coding sequence ATGGAGTTTGTTGATACTCACTGCCACATACATTTTGACGATTACGGCGTTCCCGCCGAGAAAGCAATCGCTGACAGTATTGTCGCGGGTGTAAGACGCATGATACTAGTAGGCTGCACGCTAGCCGATAGCCAGGCGGCCATAGCGTTTGCTGCCGCGCATGACAATATTTGGGCAAGTGTGGGCGCCCATCCGCACGATGGCGCCGATTTTCTGACCGACTCTCGCGCAACCGACAAATTAAAAAACTTGCTTAAGCAACCTAAAGTTGTGGCTATCGGCGAGATCGGTTTAGATTACTACCACGAAAACAGCTCCAAAGCCGACCAAGAAAAATCACTGCGAACTCAGATTGAGATTGGTTTAGAAACCGGACTGCCGTTTATTTTCCACGTCCGCGACGCCTTCTCTGACTTTTGGCCAATCTTTGACAAATACCAGATTAAGAGCGGTGTGATTCACAGTTTTACTGCCGGGCCGAAAGTTCTTGATCAAGCCTTGAGCCGCGGCCTTTATGTTGGCTTAAACGGCATAATGACTTTTACTAAAGACACTTCGCAGTTAGAGGCCGCTAAACGCGTGCCGCTCGACAGGCTTTTGCTGGAAACTGACGCGCCGTTTTTAGCGCCCAAGCCGCACCGCGGCGAAATTTGCGAGCCCAAGCACGTTCGCGATACGGCCGAATTTTTGGCCGAACTCAGAGATCAGTCATTAGAAGAGTTAGCCGAACATACAACCGCTAACGCCGAGAGGCTATTCAACCTAAGCTGA